The Polyangium aurulentum genomic interval CCCGTGCACGTCGGCGACGCCAGGAACGACGAGCTGCTCGAGAAGGTCGGCGTCGGACGCGCGAAGGCCGTCGTCTGCGCGACGAGCAACGACCTCGCGAACCTCGAGATCGCCCTCGACGCCAAGCGCATGAACCCCGAGGTGCGCGTGGTGATGCGCATGTTCGATCAAAGGCTCGCCGCGAAGGTCGGCGGGGCGCTCGAGCTCGATCAGTCGTTCTCGACGAGCGCGCTCGCCGCGCCGATCATCGCCATCCAGGCGACATGCCAGGGCGTGCGCTCGGCCTACCGGCTCGACGACGTGGTGCGCGTGACGGCCGAGGTGCGCGTGGGCGCGAGCAAGCCCGAGACGAAGATCTCCGACCTCGAAGAGCGCATCCCCTGCCGCGTGGTGAGCCGCCGCCGCGGCGCCGAGGGCCCCTTCTCGTCCGTGCGCCCGAGCGACGTCGTGCGCGCGGGCGATCTGCTCGTCGTCGACACGGCCGCGGTCGATCTACCGGCGGTGCGCTTCCAGCTCGGGGGCTAGCCCGACCTCGGGACCGAACACGAGCCGATGGGCGAGCGCCCCGATCGCTCCTCCGAGCAGCGGGCCCACGACGAACACCCAGAGCTGCCCCTGCGCGATCCCACCCGCGAGCAACGCCGCGCCGAGCGCGCGCGCCGGGTTCGCCGGCAGCCCCGTCACCGGCATGCCCACGAGGTGCACGAGCGCGTACCCGATGCCTCCCGCCGCCGCGTACAGCGAGGCGCTCACGCCACGCCTGCGCACCTCGACGCCGAGGAGCACGAACGCGAGGATCGCGGTGAGCCCCACCTCGACGAGCAGCGCCGATCCCGCGCCGTAAAACCCGGGCGACGCCGCGCCGTACCCGCCCGCGAGCGCCTCCGCCACGCCCGGCGCGCCTCCAGGCCTGCCCCTCGCGATCATGATCGCGAGCGCCACCCCGAGCGTCGCTCCCGCAAACTGCGCCGCGACGTACGCGACCGCGTCCCTCGCCCGCAGCCTGCCCGCGAGCGCCGCGGCGAGGGTGACCGCCGGGTTCAGGTGAGCGCCGGAGACGGGCCCCACGGCGAGCGCCACGGCCGCGAACGCGAGCCCGAACGAGAGCGCGACGCCCACGGGCCCGAGCGCCGCGCCGCCCACCGCGGCCGCGCCGCAGCCCGCGAACACCACCGCGAACGTACCGAATCCTTCAGCGCCGTAACTTCGCTGCATGCCCGCCTCCCGCGTGTCCTGAAGAGTACGCGATGAAGGAGGGATGTTCCCGGGGGCGTCGATCAGCCGGGCGATCCGCCCTTCCACCAATTTTCGGCCAGCGAGGCGTCCTCGACGGTGTCGATCTCCATGTACCCGCCGTGCGTGTCCACG includes:
- a CDS encoding aquaporin, with product MQRSYGAEGFGTFAVVFAGCGAAAVGGAALGPVGVALSFGLAFAAVALAVGPVSGAHLNPAVTLAAALAGRLRARDAVAYVAAQFAGATLGVALAIMIARGRPGGAPGVAEALAGGYGAASPGFYGAGSALLVEVGLTAILAFVLLGVEVRRRGVSASLYAAAGGIGYALVHLVGMPVTGLPANPARALGAALLAGGIAQGQLWVFVVGPLLGGAIGALAHRLVFGPEVGLAPELEAHRR
- a CDS encoding potassium channel family protein, producing MSKRLRSVRVRAAAAAYVLRRMGPPLLYAIGYLLTATLVLRWDLHRHGERLPDFVETVWSLWTLLVFEPTEPFPHTPIARAVFWLTPLAGLFLLAQGVFKIGASLFDLATRREVWTAIMTDQMRGHVVVCGVGHVGYRVIEELLGLGEDVVAIEQQVNDSFVEQVRNRGVPVHVGDARNDELLEKVGVGRAKAVVCATSNDLANLEIALDAKRMNPEVRVVMRMFDQRLAAKVGGALELDQSFSTSALAAPIIAIQATCQGVRSAYRLDDVVRVTAEVRVGASKPETKISDLEERIPCRVVSRRRGAEGPFSSVRPSDVVRAGDLLVVDTAAVDLPAVRFQLGG